The following proteins are encoded in a genomic region of Anaerolineae bacterium:
- a CDS encoding DegV family protein has protein sequence MTSKVAVVTDSTAYIPQNFLEEYQITVAPQILIWGDQTYEDGVDIQPDEFYTRLKTATVMPSSSQVAIPKFRDIFQNLLDQGKEIIAILISTKLSGTIDSAQQAKEMLPGAPIEIIDSYTTAMAMGFQVLTVARAAQAGASLAECKRLAEEARNHTGVVFAVDTLEFLHRGGRIGGGSRFLGTALNIKPILEVRGGRVEAVERIRTRKKSLLRLMEIIEERVQGKSPLRLATLNANAEEDARFLLEELSKKLNPVESIFSTVSPVIGTHAGPGTVGIAYMAGM, from the coding sequence ATGACATCAAAAGTCGCCGTCGTTACCGACAGTACCGCGTATATCCCGCAAAATTTTCTTGAAGAATACCAGATCACCGTTGCACCTCAAATTCTTATCTGGGGGGATCAAACCTATGAAGACGGCGTTGACATTCAACCAGACGAATTTTATACACGCTTAAAGACTGCCACTGTCATGCCATCCTCTTCACAGGTTGCGATACCCAAGTTTCGCGATATTTTCCAGAACCTGCTCGATCAAGGGAAAGAGATCATCGCTATTCTCATTTCTACCAAGCTTTCCGGAACGATTGACTCAGCCCAACAAGCCAAAGAAATGCTCCCAGGAGCGCCCATCGAAATTATCGACTCTTACACAACCGCCATGGCAATGGGCTTTCAGGTTTTGACCGTCGCCCGAGCTGCGCAGGCCGGAGCAAGCCTGGCGGAGTGCAAACGTCTGGCAGAAGAGGCGCGCAATCATACGGGGGTCGTCTTTGCCGTAGACACCCTGGAGTTTCTCCACCGTGGCGGACGGATCGGAGGCGGCAGCCGCTTTCTGGGGACGGCTCTGAACATCAAACCGATTCTCGAGGTGCGCGGCGGGCGAGTAGAAGCTGTCGAACGCATCCGCACCCGTAAAAAATCCTTACTGCGCTTGATGGAAATTATCGAAGAACGGGTACAGGGAAAGTCGCCGTTGCGTCTGGCAACCCTCAATGCCAACGCCGAAGAAGACGCCCGTTTCCTGCTAGAGGAACTCTCGAAAAAACTCAACCCGGTTGAGTCGATCTTTTCAACGGTCAGCCCGGTGATCGGCACGCATGCCGGTCCTGGAACGGTGGGAATCGCCTATATGGCTGGGATGTAA